The genomic window GCGACGACCTGCGCGCCCGCAACGACTTGCGCGCCCGCGACGACATGCGCGCCCGGCCGGCCTGACGCGGCTAGCGCGCCGAGACGGGCGCGGCGGTCTGCTGCGCGGCGATCACCGAGCTGAGCTCGTCCAGGAACGCGCTGACCGCCTCCGCCTGTTCTGCGGGCACGCCCATCAGGAACTTCCGCACGTGCGGAGCGCTCGTGACCGTGTCGCAGGCGTCGCGCCCTGACTCGGTGGTCGTGACGATCTTGCGTCGGCCGTCGGCAGGGTCGGGGGTACAGGTGATCAGCCCCGCGTCCTGGAGGCGGTGCAGCAGGTTCGAGACCGCAGGAGTCGAGAAGCCGAGGGTCGCAGCGAGCGTGCTCGGCGTCATCGGCTCGTCGGTCTGCTCGGCGGCCAGCACGAGTGCGAGCGCGTCACGCTCGGTCCTCGGCAGCGTTCCCGCCGAGCTGCGTCGATCGAGTCGCTGCTCGGTGATG from Frigoribacterium sp. PvP032 includes these protein-coding regions:
- a CDS encoding MarR family winged helix-turn-helix transcriptional regulator, with translation MPQKIQAAKLHAALEAWRITEQRLDRRSSAGTLPRTERDALALVLAAEQTDEPMTPSTLAATLGFSTPAVSNLLHRLQDAGLITCTPDPADGRRKIVTTTESGRDACDTVTSAPHVRKFLMGVPAEQAEAVSAFLDELSSVIAAQQTAAPVSAR